Proteins encoded in a region of the Mercenaria mercenaria strain notata chromosome 1, MADL_Memer_1, whole genome shotgun sequence genome:
- the LOC128547213 gene encoding disheveled-associated activator of morphogenesis 1-like: MEIISYNEEELELREKTVENLKTALRTQPMSFVTQFLELDGLQCLDNFLSNMDYQVAESNIHTAVIGCFKALMNSSQGRAHVLAHPNSINVIAQSLSSDNIKTKIAVFEILGAMCLVPGGHRKVLEAMIHYQKYAAERTRFQSLVYDLDRSTGVYREEVNLKTAIMSFINAVLRCGPGKDYLEFRLHLRYEFLMLGIQPVIEKLRKHDNATLDRHLDFFEMMRNDDEKVLAKKFEGAHIDTKSASSMFELLRKKLFMAPAYTHMLSLLQHLLLIPYANSSFTTGMWLLIDKIVQQVVLQKNGQDYDYETLEINVKKTILMLTNETDIKSYQQKLREVEKANDEIQSKLTKKEREAEIRTQEKEELLDTVNKMKTKLEKETSGHQDTKQHINDLNKHIEELKAQLEVERVELLKLQHLVKTGSLPDDAKVGLSSVSVISDLKSTSSVPIPTSSVPPPPAPPPPGLVPPPPPAPDAPDGKRGPGAPPPPSIFGRPGSAQRRNVPKPKQPLKSFNWTKLEDNKIKGSIWNDLDDSKLYPLLDLEEFERTFSAYQKKQQDETDDLRNSGKTPQKNKELSVIDGRRAQNCTILLSKLKISNEEIKTAVLNMDEHEDIPKDMLEQLLKYVPTSEEMQLLTELGGETENLARADRYLFEMGKITHFEQRVRALYFKKKYQDRMSDVKPRIEAVFEGSKQLMRSRRLKKLLELVLAFGNYMNRGQRGNARGFAIISLNNMVDTKSGVNKQVTFLHYLVETIEKRFPDVTKLEQDLSLIHSASKVNFSELDKELGTLRTGLKEIEKELTYFQNLPQLHGDRFVTVMTQFATVASYNFSEVEESYAEMKQKYELCQKSFGISEGSSQPDEFFGMFDTFLTSMKDAKLENEKIKKQKEEEEKRAQLEEKLRKEREQRAIKKGATLTTDSNGQIVNGSAPKGEFDDLVSALRTGDIFGDEIAKMKRNRKRISAQVNTSRERVN; encoded by the exons TTTTGTGACACAGTTCCTGGAGCTAGATGGGTTACAATGTTTGGACAATTTTCTAAGCAACATGGACTATCAGGTCGCAGAGAGTAACATACATACAGCTGTTATAGGCTGCTTCAAAGCTCTTATGAACAGTTCT CAAGGTCGTGCTCATGTTCTCGCCCATCCTAACAGTATTAATGTGATAGCTCAAAGCTTGAGTTCAGACAACATCAAGACAAAGATTGCAGTGTTTGAGATTTTGGGAGCCATGTGCCTGGTTCCTGGTGGACACAGGAAGGTCCTCGAGGCCATGATACACTATCAGAAATATGCTGCTGAAAGAACAAGGTTTCAG AGTTTGGTGTATGATCTGGATAGAAGTACAGGTGTATATAGAGAAGAAGTGAATCTAAAAACCGCCATCATGTCATTCATCAATGCTGTGCTTAGATGTGGTCCCGGAAAg gactacCTAGAATTCCGGTTACATCTCCGGTACGAGTTCCTTATGTTGGGTATACAACCGGTCATAGAAAAGCTCAGGAAGCATGATAACGCTACATTAGATAG ACATTTAGATTTCTTTGAAATGATGAGAAATGATGATGAAAAAGTGCTCGCCAAAAAGTTTGAAGGT GCTCATATAGACACCAAAAGTGCCAGTTCCATGTTTGAACTTCTACGTAAGAAACTGTTTATGGCACCAGCTTATACCCACATGTTGTCATTACTTCAGCATTTACTGCTCATTCCAT ATGCCAATTCAAGTTTTACGACGGGTATGTGGTTGTTGATAGACAAGATTGTACAACAGGTCGTTCTGCAAAAGAATGGTCAGGACTATGACTATGAAACTTTGGAAATTAATGTCAAGAAAACAATACTCAT GCTTACAAATGAGACCGATATCAAATCATATCAACAAAAATTGAGAGAGGTCGAAAAGGCAAATGATGAGATCCAGTCGAAACTGACAAAGAAGGAACGTGAAGCTGAAATACGTACACAAGAAAAAGAAGAACTGTTAGACACTGTGAATAAGatgaaaacaaaactagaaaagGAGACTTCAGGCCATCAAGATACTAAACAACATATAAATGACTTAAATAAACATATAGAAGAATTGAAAGCTCAG TTAGAAGTGGAAAGAGTTGAGCTATTGAAGCTTCAGCATCTCGTAAAAACCGGCAGTCTCCCGGATGACGCTAAAGTCGGGCTGTCGTCAGTATCTGTGATATCAGACCTCAAGTCAACATCATCTGTTCCCATACCTACCAGTAGTGTTCCTCCACCCCCTGCCCCACCTCCACCAGGACTCGTACCACCTCCACCACCTGCTCCAG ATGCCCCTGATGGTAAAAGAGGTCCAG GTGCCCCACCTCCACCCTCAATTTTCGGAAGACCAGGAAGTGCTCAACGTAGAAACGTTCCAAAACCAAAACAACCTCTGAAATCATTCAACTGGACCAAATTAGAGGAT AATAAAATCAAAGGGTCGATATGGAATGATCTCGATGATTCAAAG ttgTATCCTTTACTAGACTTAGAAGAATTTGAAAGAACATTCTCAGCCTATCAGAAAAAGCAACAGGATGAAACTGATGATTTAAGGAATTCTGGGAAAACTccacaaaaaaataaagaactttCAGTGATTGACGGCAGACGTGCACAGAACTGTACGATCttactgtcaaaattaaaaataagcaaTGAAGAAATTAAAACTGCAGTATTAAACATGGATGAACATGAGGATATACCAAAGGATATGTTAGAACAG TTATTGAAATATGTACCAACCTCGGAAGAGATGCAGCTGCTGACAGAACTGGGTGGAGAAACTGAAAATCTTGCAAGGGCAGATAGATACCTGTTTGAAATGGGAAA GATAACTCATTTTGAACAAAGAGTGAGAGCTCTGTATTTCAAGAAGAAGTATCAAGACAGAATGTCTGATGTGAAACCCAGGATAGAAG CTGTGTTCGAGGGATCAAAACAGTTAATGAGAAGTAGACGATTGAAAAAATTGTTAGAATTAGTGCTAGCTTTTGGAAATTACATGAATCGAGGTCAGCGAGGAAACGCACGTGGCTTCGCAATCATCAGCTTAAACAACATGGTCGACACAAAGTCAGGTGTTAATAAACAAGTGACTTTTCTACATTATCTGGTGGAGACCATAGAAAAAAGG TTTCCAGATGTAACCAAATTAGAGCAAGATCTCAGTTTAATCCATTCGGCTTCCAAAGTCAA CTTCTCAGAACTGGATAAAGAGCTAGGTACATTACGTACTGGACTGAAAGAGATTGAAAAGGAATTAACCTACTTTCAAAACCTGCCGCAGTTACATGGGGATCGATTTGTCACAGTGATGACCCAGTTTGCGACTGTTGCTTCTTACAACTTTTCTGAAGTGGAGGAGTCATATGCAGAGATGAAGCAAAAG TATGAGCTGTGTCAGAAAAGTTTTGGTATATCGGAGGGTAGTTCACAACCAGATGAGTTTTTCGGAATGTTTGACACTTTCCTGACGTCCATGAAAGATGCCAAACTGGAGAATGAGAAAATCAAGAAACAGAAAGAAGAAGAGGAAAAGAGAGCTCAGCTTGAAGAAAAG TTGAGGAAAGAAAGAGAACAAAGAGCAATAAAGAAAGGTGCTACATTGACAACGGACAGTAACGGTCAGATCGTCAATGGTAGTGCTCCTAAAG GAGAATTTGATGACCTTGTGTCAGCACTAAGAACAGGAGATATATTTGGTGATGAGATTGCCAAAATGAAAAGGAATCGTAAAAGGATCTCTGCTCAAGTCAACACTTCAAGAGAACGTGTTAATTGA